One stretch of Prunus persica cultivar Lovell chromosome G1, Prunus_persica_NCBIv2, whole genome shotgun sequence DNA includes these proteins:
- the LOC18788483 gene encoding heat stress transcription factor B-4, translating to MALMMDNCEGILLSLDSHKSVPAPFLTKTYQLVDDPATDHIVSWGEDDATFVVWRPPEFARDLLPNYFKHNNFSSFVRQLNTYGFRKIVPDRWEFANEFFKKGEKHLLCEIHRRKTAQPHQVGFSHHHHHHHNSHSPLGINGHHHPSFFPFPSRGSISPSDSDEPPNWCDSDSPPLPSPTGGINNHNNNNNNFMSINNASVTGLAEDNERLRRSNSMLMSELAHMRKLYNDIIYFVQNHVKPVAPSNSYPSSLLLCNPPPNSMAPAATATKPSNNFNQLLGYYPAPATNAKQTPHMSTTTHHHVMNSSSPSNTTSKSSSVTILEDQQQPSSNGCKNTKLFGVPLLHSKKRLHPEEYGSNHGTSMMEASKARLILEKDDLGLHLMPPSAC from the exons ATGGCTCTGATGATGGACAATTGTGAGGGCATATTGCTCTCCCTCGACTCGCACAAGTCGGTGCCGGCTCCCTTCCTGACCAAAACGTACCAGCTCGTGGATGATCCGGCCACCGACCACATCGTCTCGTGGGGCGAAGACGACGCCACCTTCGTCGTTTGGCGCCCTCCCGAGTTCGCCCGCGACCTCCTCCCCAACTACTTCAAGCACAACAACTTCTCCAGCTTCGTCCGCCAGCTCAACACCTAC GGTTTTAGGAAGATTGTACCGGACAGATGGGAGTTTGCCAATGAGTTCTTCAAGAAAGGAGAGAAGCATTTGCTCTGTGAGATCCATAGAAGAAAGACAGCTCAGCCTCATCAGGTGGGTTtcagccaccaccaccaccaccaccacaactcGCATTCGCCACTCGGCATCAACGGCCACCATCATCCGAGCTTCTTCCCCTTCCCTAGTCGTGGCAGCATCTCCCCCTCCGACTCGGACGAGCCGCCCAACTGGTGTGACTCGGACTCACCACCTCTCCCATCACCAACCGGAGGTAttaacaatcacaacaacaacaataataattttatgagTATTAATAATGCGTCGGTGACGGGCTTGGCGGAGGACAATGAGAGGCTGCGGCGGAGCAACTCCATGCTGATGTCAGAGCTAGCCCACATGAGAAAACTCTACAACGACATCATCTACTTTGTTCAGAATCATGTCAAGCCTGTGGCTCCAAGCAATTCCTACCCTTCTTCTTTGCTTCTCTGTAACCCTCCTCCGAATTCCATGGCTCCTGCTGCTACTGCTACTAAGCCTAGTAATAATTTCAACCAGCTTCTTGGGTACTATCCAGCTCCTGCTACAAATGCTAAGCAAACCCCTCACATGTCTACGACGACCCACCATCATGTTATGAACTCTTCCAGCCCGAGCAACACCACGTCCAAGAGCAGCTCAGTGACGATTCTGGAAGACCAGCAACAACCCAGTAGCAATGGGTGCAAAAATACCAAGCTGTTTGGGGTGCCGCTGCTTCACTCGAAGAAGCGGTTGCACCCGGAGGAGTATGGCTCGAACCATGGGACCAGCATGATGGAGGCCAGCAAGGCTCGTCTGATTTTGGAAAAAGATGACTTAGGTCTCCATCTCATGCCTCCCTCCGCATGTTAG